ATGGTTCCGGTCTCGGCCACGGCGATGTTGGCGCCGGAGATGCCCATCCCCGCCTCGAGGAACTTCTCCCGGAGTTCCGCCCGCAACGTCCCGATCATGGCCGGGATGTCGGGGGCGATCTCTCGGCCGAGTGCCTGCGTGAAGATGCCCGCCACCTCCTCCTTCGAGAGATGGATGGCCGGCATGACGCTGTGGGAGGGCCGCTCCTGGGCCTGCTGGATGATCCACTCGCCGGCGTCCATCTCCAGCGCCCGGATCCCCCGGTGCTCGAGGTAATGGTTCAGCTCGATCTCCTCCGACACCATGGACTTGGACTTGACCACCAGCCGGACGCCCCGCCGGGCCGCCAGGTCGGCGATGTAGGCGTTGGCGTCTTCGGCGGTCCGGGCCTCGAAGACGATGGCGCCGGCCTTCCGGGCATTGGCGATGAACCCGGCGGCCAGCTCCGGCAGGCGGGCGATGGCATCTTCCTTGGAGGCCCGCAGGCGCGTCCGGGCCGCCTCGTAGTCGAGGACCGCGAGCGCATCCGCCCGGGATTTCCGGTAGGCGGTCCCGAAACGGGTGAGGGCCGCCCGGATCCCCGGCTTCGCGAGCGACTCGGCGGTCCGGAGACGGAACTCGGCCTGCCGGCTCACGGTCCGCCCTCCCCCGCCACCAGGAGGATGTGGAGCTCGCGCGGCCCGTGGACCCCGATCGTCAGGACGCGCTCGATGTCGGCCGTGCGGCTCGGCCCGGTCACCCAGGAGAGGTACGAGGGCCGGCCCTCCTGCTGCAGCCGGAGGATCCGCTCCTGGGTGACGAGCAGGCCGTCCTGGAGGGTCTCCACGATGGCCGTGTCCGGCAGCAGGGCGGCGTGGACCGCGGGGAGCATGGTGGTCAGACGGGCATCGGGGGGATCGAGGTGCACGATGATGGAGCCGGTCTCGGCGACCCCGCAGACGCTCCAGGAGACGCCCCAGTCCGCGGTGAGCAGGCTGCCGGGTTCCCGCGCGGCATCGGAGGCGGGCAGGGCCGGGGCCGCTCGGGCCAGCCCCTCGGCTAGCGCCGCGTCGGCGGCGACGAGGCGGCGCGCCCCCCGGCTCTCTGCCAGCTCCGAAATGAGGTGCAGGGCGGCCTCCCGGGAGCCGGCCTCGTGCACGATGGCGCCCATCTTGCCGGCGGCGGCCAGGAAGCGCGCGCGCAGGGCGGGCGCGGATCCGGCGGCACGCCGCCAGACCTCCTGCAGCCGCTCGGCCAGGACAGGAGGGGGGGACATGCGGGCTCCGGGCTCACCACGCGGGACCGGGGGCCTCCAGGAAGGTCAGGAGGGCGTGCGTGAGCAGGTGGCGGTTCTTCCCGGTGCGGTACTTCTCCCAGAGGAAGAGGGGGATCCCGTACTTGTGGACCAGATGTTCCGCAGATCGGAGCATGGCCGGCGTCGGCCCTCAAGGTGAAGAAGGGGCCGGGGAATGTCAAGGGGAAAAGTGGCCCTCCGGGCCCCCGTTTCGGGCGGGGGCCGGCTTGACACCCCCTCCAGCACTGTAGTATAGGGAACCACCAACCCGATTCGGGAGGGGGCCATGGCCTGGTTCAAGCGGAAGGCGCCGACGGCCAGCATCAAGGAGACCAAGCTCAAGGAGCCGGACGGGCTCTGGGTCAAGTGCGAGGCCTGCAAGGAGATCATCTACAAGCAGGAGCTGGAGCGCAACTTCGGGGTGTGCCCGAAGTGCGACCATCACTTCCGCATTGACTCCAAGACCCGCCTCGCCGTGCTGGCCGACCCGGGCTCCTTCAAGGAGTGGGATGCCCACCTGCGCTCGCTGGACCCGCTGAACTTCAAGGATGCCAGGCCCTACCCGGACCGGGTGAAGGCCGCCCGGAAGGCGACGGGCATGGACGATGCCCTCCTCTCCGGGGAGGGGACGGTCGGGGGCCACAAGGTCCAGCTCTGCATCATGGAGTTCAACTTCATGGGCGGGAGCATGGCATCGGTGGTGGGGGAGAAGATCGCCCGGGCAGTGGAGCGGGCCATCGAGCGGCGCTGCCCCGTGATCATCGTCTCCTGCTCGGGGGGCGCCCGGATGCAGGAGGGGGTCCTCTCCCTGATGCAGATGGCCAAGACGAGCGCGGCTCTCGGGCGCCTCGCCCGGGCCGGCCAGCCCTACATCTCGGTCCTCTGCGACCCCACCACCGGGGGCGTGACCGCCTCGTACGCCATGCTGGGGGATCTCATCCTGGCCGAGCCGAAGGCGCTCATCGGGTTCGCCGGCCCCCGGGTCATCCAGGATACCATCCGCCAGGAGCTGCCCCCCGGCTTCCAGCGGGCAGAATTCCTCCTGGAGCACGGCTTCGTGGACATGATCGTCAACCGGAAACAGCTCCGGGCCACCCTCATCAAGCTCCTGGATTTCTTCGCACCGGAGAAGCGGGAGGAAGTGCGGCTCGCCTTCTGAGGGGCCGCCCCGCCCCGGGCCTCGCGTGACCTACCCCGACGCCCTCCAGTACCTGTACGGCCTGCAGCGCCTCGGCATCAAGCTGGGGCTGGAGAACATCCGCCGGCTCCTCCAGGCCCTCGGGAACCCCGAGCGGGCCTTCCGGGCCGTCCACGTCGGCGGCACCAACGGGAAGGGCTCCACCGCCGCGATGCTGGCCGCGGTCCTGCAAGCGGCAGGGCTCCGCGTCGGCCTCTACACGTCCCCCCACCTCCTGGACTTCAGCGAGCGGATCCGGGTCAACGGGAAGCCGATCGGGCCTCCGGC
This sequence is a window from Candidatus Methylomirabilis sp.. Protein-coding genes within it:
- a CDS encoding lactate utilization protein, producing the protein MSPPPVLAERLQEVWRRAAGSAPALRARFLAAAGKMGAIVHEAGSREAALHLISELAESRGARRLVAADAALAEGLARAAPALPASDAAREPGSLLTADWGVSWSVCGVAETGSIIVHLDPPDARLTTMLPAVHAALLPDTAIVETLQDGLLVTQERILRLQQEGRPSYLSWVTGPSRTADIERVLTIGVHGPRELHILLVAGEGGP
- the accD gene encoding acetyl-CoA carboxylase, carboxyltransferase subunit beta → MAWFKRKAPTASIKETKLKEPDGLWVKCEACKEIIYKQELERNFGVCPKCDHHFRIDSKTRLAVLADPGSFKEWDAHLRSLDPLNFKDARPYPDRVKAARKATGMDDALLSGEGTVGGHKVQLCIMEFNFMGGSMASVVGEKIARAVERAIERRCPVIIVSCSGGARMQEGVLSLMQMAKTSAALGRLARAGQPYISVLCDPTTGGVTASYAMLGDLILAEPKALIGFAGPRVIQDTIRQELPPGFQRAEFLLEHGFVDMIVNRKQLRATLIKLLDFFAPEKREEVRLAF